AAGCGTGAGCAGGATTATCAACACCTGTTCCTCCAGTTGCAGCTTTCATAATCGTCTGATTGAAAACCTGCTAAAAATTCTGGCCCGCAAAAACATCCAGTTAAGCGATAAAAATCAGCTTCTTTCCCATCGCAGTATCCGGGAAAAGGTTCTATCCTACTTATCCATGCAGGCCGAAAAAAACAGCAGCTCAGATTTTAACATTCCTTTTAACCGAAATGAACTGGCAGATTTTCTTTGTGTTGACCGCAGTGCGCTCTCTCGGGTTTTGTCTGCGCTTGCAAAAGAAGGCGTAGTTTCTGTCTCAGGACGGCATTTTACATTACATTAAAACTGAAAAAGATCTGATTATGAACTCAAAAGTCCACAATCAGATCTTTTTTAAAACTTATTCTTAAATTCTTCATATCCTTCAGCTTCCAGCTCTTCATAAGGGATAAAGCGAAGGGCTGCACTGTTGATACAATACCGCAAGCCGCCTGCCTCCACTGGCCCATCATCAAAGACGTGGCCCAAATGGGCATCTCCAACCTTACTTCTAACTTCTGTTCGCCGCATACCAAAAGAAGTATCAAATTTTTCGGCAATCAGATCATCCTCGATTGGTTTTGAAAAACTGGGCCATCCGCATCCAGAATCAAACTTATCTGTCGATATAAAGAGCGGTTGGCCAGTTGTGATATCCACATAAATACCTTTTCTCTTTTCATCAAAGTATTCGTTTTTGAAGGGTGGTTCAGTTTGATTTTCCTGGGTCACAGCATACTGTTCTTTGGTTAAGGTCTTTGCCAGCTGGCTTTTTTCTTTTTTATAGTATTTCATCTCTTCCTCCATAACATGACCAATTTTAGTCACTCGCAATTTAAACGGGCCGGATACAGATAAAAACATTCATAACCTAAGTTTTAGAAAAAACACAAATCTCCAAAATATGAGAATCATCGTCTTAATCTAAACCTTTTAACAAAACAGATTCTCTATTTATTAAAGCATGCCAAGGTTAATGATATCTTAATCATGCTTATTAAGAATTTCTTTTAAACCAGAAAGATCATTAACCGGAGGCTTGCAGCCAGTCACATCGCAAACATAGGCTGTGGTTTTGTCATCAACCCGCTTAAAGCTTTTTAAAACCGGATTAATACTGGCAAAATCCTGTTCACTTTTATTGAGGAGTACAAATGCCAGCGGCAAATAGTGACTATTGATTTCCTTAATCATCTCCTGGGTTAAGGGATCATTTAAATCTCCGGTCATGACAATTTCCTGTTTACCAAAGTCCATCAGCATTTTTCCTGTCAGCATCATGGTATATACCATCGGGGCTTCGTTTATTTTACCGGCAAAGTAAGTCAGCATACTGTCAGCTTTCTCCAGATAATCCCGGCGATTCCCTATTTTCCCCAGTTTAATAAGTAAAAACAGTGTAATGGCATTGCCTGAAGGCATTACATTATCAATAATTTCCTTAGGTCTGGCAATCAGGCGTTCACCATCTCGTCCATAAATATAAAAACCCTTACTCCCCTCTTCATCGCCGAAGTTATCCATGATTTCTTCCATTTTCACAAACGCTTTTTCCAGAAAGCGGGTATCAAATGTCGCCTGATATAGTTCCACGTAAGCCCAAGTCACATAGGCATAGTCATCTAAATATGCAGGATAGCGGGCTTCGCCTTTGCGATAACGGGCCATCAGTTTGCCATAATCATCGGTTATTCGTTTTTCAATAAAGTGCATGGTCGCTTTAGCATAGCCGATATACGTTTCATTATCAAAGATCCGTCCTGCCATCGACAAGGCAGTCACTGTCAAAGCATTCCAGGCCGTCAGAATCTTGTCGTCTTTATCCGGCTTCACCCGTTTATTTCTCTGTTCATAAAGGCTCTTTAGAATTCCGTCCAACCGCTCTTTAATGCCTGGCTTTTCAAGGCTCCTCAGGTCAGTGGAAATCAAATTCAAGATGTTTAAGCCCTGAAAGTTTCCAATCCGATCCATGGGATAGTATCTAAATAAGAAAGATGCATCCTCAGGCGACAGAATCTTTTCGATTTTTTGCTTGGACCAAAGATAAAACTTACCTTCGATCCCTTCCGAATCAGCATCTTCAGCCGAATAAAAGCCCCCCTCCAAAGATTTCAAATCCCTGATCAGGTATTTGATCACCTTGTCAGCAATTTCTCGGTAAAGACTTTTTCCCGTAATCTGATAACATTCGGTATAAACCATAATCATCAGTGCATTATCGTAAAGCATTTTTTCGAAATGCGGGACCAACCATTTGGAATCCGTTGAATAGCGGGAAAAGCCATAACCCACATGATCGAAGATTCCACCTTTATACATCTGCTCAAGCGTTTTTTCAACCATTGTCAGGGCTTCCTTTTCTCGGGTCACCCGATAAAAACGCATCAGAAATAAAAGCACATGAGGGGAGGGAAATTTCGGCGCCTTGTTAAAACCACCATAGTCCGGATCAAAGTTTTCCCGATAATAGTTATAGGCATCCCGCATCGCTGTATCGCTCATTTCAGTCCGCTTGTGCGTGGTTTCCATTTCGTTTAGAAGTCTGGTAATACGCTGGGCCGAGTTGGTCAGTTCCGAACGCTTATCCTCCCATTGTGAAGCAATCCCCCTCAGAACATCCAGAAGACCCATCTTACCATTCCGGGAATATTTGGGAAAATAAGTCCCTGAATAAAAGGGCTTCTGGTCCGATGTCAGAAATACATTTAGGGGCCATCCTCCCTGGCCACGACTCATCTGCGCAAATGTCATATAGATCTGATCGATATCCGGTCGCTCCTCACGATCTACCTTAATACAGATAAAATATCGATTTAAAACCGCTGCCACTTCCTGATCTTCAAAGCTTTCTTTTTCCATCACATGACACCAGTGACAGGTAGAATAACCAATTGAAAGAAATATCGGCTTGCTCTCATGTTTGGCTTTGGCAAAAGCCTCTTCCGACCAGGGGTGCCAGTTTACCGGATTATAGGCATGCTGCAACAGATAGGGGCTTTTCTCAAAGATCAGCAGATTATGTTTTTTGTCAGAATTTATATTTTCCAAGTCTTCCTCCTAGTTATCAAATTGAATCAGCTTTCTTTCCAGCTGTCGGTTTAAAAGCAGATACATAAGTACCGAAATCGCTGAATTAAGGATAAAATAAAGCAAATAACCCAGCCATGAATTTGTCAAAGAGCCTGCCAGCAGCGACAAGCCAATCACAATCGCCATATAAAGCATCCCGACAAATAATGTAATCAGAACATTCATATTATTCTTAACGGCCTTCTGGGGGTTATCCCAGTCGATCAGCGGTCGGCTGACATCAATAAACAGCCCGAGAAATAGAATGGGCACACTCCCAACCAGACCAAGAAGCAGGGCCAGAATGATAGTTTCAACCTTCAGGGGCAGAATATAACAGACCACAGCAACCGTAAATACCATACCCAGTCCCTGAATCAGCAAAGCCGATAGCGTTCTGCCAATAATCTGTTCTCTAGCCGAAACAGGTATCACCCGGGTTGTCCAGGAAGCCCTTCCTTCTCGGGAAAAGGAAGTCGCGGTAGTCGCTGAAGTCGCTCCAAAAAAGATGAAAATCCCAATCAAAATGTAGGTCGCAATAAAAGGCATCTCATTGTAAAAATTTTGCAACTCGGCTAGATCACTCTGATTCAGTCCACTAAAGGTTAAGCCCAACAAGAGGCAAATTGGAACTATCACCACAACACTTACATTGTTAAAAAGAAATATCGGTGTTCGTAACATATTTTGCATATCCATGAAAAATATCGCCAACGCCTTCGAACGATTTTTATGTATCTTTTTTTGACGTTGCTCTTCTGACAGGACCTTAGATTTTTGGGTAATTGTCCCTGAAACCAGACTGCTTAGATAAAAGCGCTTACCCACCTGTACCAGAATAAAAAGTGATACCCCTGCAAGCAAAAGAAGCAAAACAATCCAAACCACGGACATTGGCGTAATAGCATTAAGTCCCCAGGCGACGAGAAAACTTGCCGGCACCAAATAGGCAATCTGATTTAAGAGCATTTGACTGTTTGCCAGCATTGTATTTAAAATTTCCTGGATATCACCATCCGACGAAGTACTCAGCTGACTGGAGAAATAAAATTGCAGGCCCAAAATCGCTGCCACAAAAAAAATGGAAAAGAGCATCTGAATAACATCCTGCCGCCCCTTAATCGATGAACCTTTCATAATCAGCATGAAAAGTGCTGTCAGCAGAGCCAGTGGCATAATCGGCAAGGCAATAATCACTGGCAGGCAAAGCAGTGCATACAGAAGCCCCATTCCCTGAGCAATTCCGTAGATCACCAATACCGGCAGATATGCGATTAGGGTAAAAATATATTCCGATGCCAGTATAGCTGTAAACTTCCCCAGTATCAGCTTCTCCGGAGACAATGGGAGGGGAATAAGCTCTTCGATGTTTTTAGAAAAATAGAATTCCGATAGAACCTGCATAATCCCAAAAATGATAATCAGCATTGTGGTCATGACAAAGCCAAACACCAGAAAAGCTGAGGTCTGCCCCACATAAGAAAGACCGGCATAAAAAGCTCCCATAAAGGAGATATACATTAAATAGGATGGAAATAAGGCGACCAAAAGGACAACCATTAAGCCCAGCTGTTTGAAAAAAGCTTTTTGATTGTGATTCTTATTATATAAAAATTGCGAAATCCCCCAGGATTCATTAATAAATAATTTGGCTAATCCGATTAATTCCTTCATGATTCCGTCAACTCCAGAAAAATTTCTTCGAGGGATTCCTGGCTGCCGGCTTTATTCTGCAACTCTTCCATAGACCCAACTTCAATGATTCGACCACCTTTTATTATAGCAATCCGGTCGCACAGTTTTTCAGCAACCTCCAGTACATGGGTTGAGAAAAAAACCGATTTTCCCTGATCACAACGCTCTCTCATAATTCGTTTCAGTTCAAAGGATGATTTAGGATCCAGTCCTACCATCGGTTCGTCCAGAATAAATAGTTCGGGATCATGTAAAAGCGCTCCCACCAATGCCAGTTTCTGCTTCATCCCATGAGAGAACGAGCCGATCGGATCATTAATCGCTTTTTTGATTTCAAACAGTTCAGTGTATTCTTCAAAAACCTGCTCTCGCTGACCGGCTGACACTTCATAAACATCAGCCATAAATTTCAGATATTCAATCGCTTTGATTTTATCAAAAAGTACTGGCGTATCGGGTACATAACTAAACTGTTTCTTAGCTTTGAGCACCTCAGCCTGGTTATCAATTCCATTAATGGTAATCTTTCCGGTGTCCGGTTTTAAAAGCCCGACAATCATCTTAATGGTCGTGGTTTTCCCCGCCCCATTAGGTCCCATAAAACCAAAAATTTCTCCCGGTTTTACTTCCAGGCTGATATGATCAACCGCTTTTATTTTTTTATCCCCATAGGCTTTGGATAGATTTTCTATTTTTAGCATCGTCGTCTCCTGACCTTTACTTTAGACTTAATTCTAACACAAAGAAACAGGGATTAAAATGCCTGAGCGATTAAACCCTGTTTAAAAATGTACAATCCTAATAATTATTGCCGTTCTAAAAATCTCTACTTTCATAGAGGCTAACTGAAATTTTAAGGGAAGTAAACACATATATCACTGTTAAAATGCTGCAACCACTCATCACCATAAAAGGGTGTTGCAAATACCCTGCTAAAGCCTTAATTGTTTCAGGTGGAATTAATATAGTTGCCACAAGTATTAAACCGCTAAAAATTCCTGCTACCAGTAATATCATTGTTCTGGCTTTTTCGGTTCCGAAGCGATAAATTAGCGGTAACATGGTTGAGCCAAAAATCAGGGCAATCATAAATACATTTACCATTACAAATAGCATCTCCAACAAATCAAAAAATCCCATCAGCGCTCCGACCACACCAATTAACAGAGCCGTTACTCCACCGATGACAACTAAACACAAGAGTAACAGATATTTTGCATAAACCACTTCTTTTCTGTTCACAGGCATAGTCAACGCATATCCATCCCATTTTGCCAGATCATCCAGGCTAAGGGTTGTAATCACTAAAGTTGACATCATTACCATCAATAATCCAAAAATACTGTAGTTGCCATCCGGTATAAAAATAACAGCCCAGATTAAAGCAATCAGACAGTAGATTTTAAACGTTGGTTTTAAATTAATAAAATCCTTGTAGAGTAACCCGTTCACGCTGCTTCCCCCTTGATAAAAAACACCATCATTTCTTCGATTGTTGCCGGGTCAATGATTACATCCGGATAAAGATTTTTCATTTCAACCCGGTTTTTCACCAGTACCTCATAACCAAACTGATTTTTCCGATAACGATGGTAATCCAGGTAATTGAGGCTTTCAAACTGACTACTTCCACATTTTAAGATTCCCATAGAGGCTAACAAGGTTTCTTTTTCTTCCTGAAATAAAACTTTTCCCCTATGCATAAAGACGATATAATCAGCAATTTTGTCCAAATCACTGGTAATATGAGAAGACATTAGGACTGCTTTTTCTTCGTCCTGAATGAACTCCTGAAATACATCCATCATCTCTTCCCGCGCAACAGGATCCAGTCCGCTGGTGGCTTCGTCGAGAATCAGAATTTTGGGATTGTGAGCCAAAGCCACCGCAATTTGCAGCTTCATTTTCATTCCTTTTGAATATTCTTTAACTGCTTTATCTCTTGGCAGTTTAAATTTATCAAGCATTTTAAAAAAGTTCTCATTCTCCCAATTCACATAGATATTTCGCATTATCCTGCTGATATCTTTCGCTCTGAGTGCGTCATGAAAACAGGGCGCATCCAGCACTACACCAATATCGTTTTTGAGACTCTCAGAATTTTTATCCAAATTCTGGTCATAGAAAGATATTGATCCACTATCTCTTTTTACCAGGTCCAGTACGGCTTTTAGGGTCGTTGTTTTCCCCGCTCCGTTTTCACCAATTAAACCAACGATACTGCCTTGGGGAACAGAAAAGCTGATATCATCCAATTTAAAATCCAAATAACTTTTGTTTAACTTCTCGATCTTTAATGCATATTCCATTTTACTCTCCTTCATACAGAATTTTCATCATTTCTAATAGTTCCGGCAAATCGATTTTACTGATCTTTGACAGTTCAACAGCCTTGATAAGGCAGTTTTCGACCTGTTTTAGCTGTTCTTCTCTGAGAAAGGTCATATTCTGGGCAGCTACAAAACTCCCTTTTCCAGTGACCGTTTCAATAAATCCATCCCGCTCCAGATCCGAATAAGCTCTTTTAGTGGTAATCACACTAATCCTAAGTTCCTTTGCTAAAAGCCGCATACTGGGAAGCATCTCCCCCGGACTTAAATCTCCACTCATAATTTTTCCTTTGATTTGACTAGCAATCTGTTCATAAATTGGTTTTTCGCTAGCATTACTGATCACAATTTCCAATTCATCACCCCATATCAGCATATTGTATATATACTATATATACAATATGCTCTTTTGTCAAGATTTTTCGCAATAAAAAAACATCTTCAGCGATAAAATTCCACAATCGCGAAAATGTCCTTTATACGTTTTAATCCTATATATTCAAACTGATACTTCTTATTCCCAATTCTGATCTGCAAGCAAAGTTTGTAAACATTTGAGCTTTTCTTTTGCTCCAAGATAGTCGGGACAGTATCCCTCTACAATCTCCCAAAACTCTGTTGAATGATTCATCTGGATCAAGTGCGCTAGTTCATGTACTACTACATAATCGATGGCTGATTCCTCTGCCATAATCAGATACCAGGAGAAATTAAGATTACCAGACGATGAACAGGAGCCCCAACGGGTTCGCGCTTTATTGATTTTCAATTTGAGGGGAAAAACACCCATTTTCTGGCCATAATCAACGGTCTTTTTAATCAATAAATTTCTTGCCAGATCCCGATACAAAGACACCATACCTTTTTTTAACTGGTCTTTCGTAAATTCTTCATCAGCATAAAAGCCTTTTCCATTAAAACCAAAGTCAGATTGTTTGACAGGTATCAAAGGATAGTAATCGCCAAGCATTAAATATTTTTCTCCAAAGGCTACCTGAAAAGCGTCTTTTCTCTGTTGACTCTGACGCATCTGCTGTATACGCGATTCAACCCAGGCCTGATGTTTTCTGACAAAATTTTCGATCTGGTCAGTTGCCATACGCTTAGGTGCTCGAACTTCCAACTCACAGGATTCTGTTATTTTTAAACTAATGGTTTTTCTTTTGCTCCGAACTAAATTGTAATTCATCGTCTTGTAAAAAGTTCTTTTTCAATCGCTTCTACACCCTGCAATAATTCCGCAATCGAAGAAAACCAGTTTTTAATCATATGACGCATCAAACCGACCTGCTCTGCTTTAGCTTTTAGTCCAAATATGGGAATTTGCGAACCATATGCCGTTCCTATTTCAGCCCAGGCATCACAACCTGAAGGACCGATATAAATCAGCAGGTCTGCAGATTTTACCGATGACACACAAAAGTCAAAAACCCGCAGCCCTTCATCAGATTCGATAAAGTGAGTCAGTTCTTTCTGGGATAGAAAGGCTTCTTCCGGTCGACCTTCACGTATCCATGATAAAACCTTGTGCGATCTTTCTTCCAGCAAATCTGTAAGCATCTCCACTGCGTGTTGGTGTTTCCAGGATGCAGCTATATAAATTCTCATAATTCCCCCTTGAGCCTATACCTTAATCTTTTTTTCTCAGAATGTCCATTGGTGATACCGACTGATCCATTTTCATCTGATAGATCATCTTAGGATGAGGTGTCGACTCCAGTTCATTGCCGGTTTCGTCAAGCAGATAATTTGCTGTTTGGACAAAGTAACCTTTTCCCGGAATCATCACTTCAATTTCATCACCAGCGACAATTTTATTTCGCTGCTGGATCGTTGCCATTTGGCTCTTTTCATTATATGATAATATCACCCCGATAAAATCATAGGGCCGGGTGTAAGAACTAGTCCCGTAGTTCTGATCCGATGCATCTGTTTTTCCATGAAAGAAACCGGTAGTATAATTCCGATGACTAACTTTTGTCAGCTCCTGATAATAAAAAGAATCGACCTCACTTATTTGAGGATTTTCAAACAAATCATCAATAACTTTTCGATAGGTTGAAACCACTGTCGCCACATAATAAAGACTTTTCATTCGTCCTTCAATTTTAAAGCTATCCACACCTGCCCGCATAAGCATCGGAATCTCATTGATCAGGCAAAGATCTTTTGAATTGAAAATAAAAGAGCCTTTATCTGTTTCCTCAATGGTAAAGGTTTCATTAGGTCTGGTTTCCTCAATCAAATGGTATTTCCACCGGCAAGGATGGGCACAATCACCCTGATTGGAATTTCTACCAGTCATATAATGACTTAAAAGACATCGTCCCGAATAGGAAATACACATAGCTCCATGAACAAAAGTTTCGATTTCCATATCAGCTGATACTTTATCTCTTATTTCTTTAATTTCCGCGATTCCCAGTTCTCGAGCCAGAACAATACGTTTTGCCCCTAAGCCATGCCAAAACGCAACACTTCGCCAGTTAGTATTATTGGCCTGTGTGCTTACAGAAATTTTTAATTCCGGCGCCACTTCTCTGACTACCGAAAAAATGCCGGGATCAGCTACAATCACGCCGTCCACAGCCATATTATCCAGTTCTTTTACATATTCGGGTAGTCCAATCAGATCCTCATTATGAGGAATCATGTTTAAAGTCACATAAATTTTTTTATCCTTTGCATGAACATAAGAAACCGCTTCCCTCAATCCTTCAAGGTCAAAATTATCGGCCTTGGCCCGTAGGCCAAACTGTTCTCCACCGCAATAAACGGCATCTGCCCCGTAGTGAAGGGCAAATTTTAGTTTCTCAAAATTTCCGGCAGGTGCCAGTAACTCAGGTTTTTTCATCATTTTCTCTTTCCAGTTTAAATCAAAAGCTCAAATTATATTCTTACAGCATGTCAATTTACCCTAAATATCAACGAAAGCTTTAAGCCTCTTTCAGATAAATTATTTTTTATAACTCACTGCCAGACCATCACCGAGTGGTAAAATCGAAGTCAGCAGTTCAGGATGGTTAGAAATCTCTTTTAAATAACGCCGCATCCTTTTGACGATTGTGATTTTTCTCCTGATCACCAGTTCATTGCTGGCAATCATCCCTTTAAACAAAACGTTATCTGAAACAATCAGACCCCCTGGTTTTAATAATCTCAGACAATCAGGCAGCAAATGGATATAATGCCCTTTTGCTCCATCCAGAAATATCATATCATAAGGCTCTGAAAGCTCCTTAATCACTTCCTGGGCGTCGCCAACCAGCAGATTAACCCGCTCATTAAGTCCCATCCGGCGAAAATTCTCTTTGGCTTCAACTACCATGCTAAAACTACGCTCGATGGTGTCAACGCTTCCTGCTTCGCCCATAAAATGGGCAAAAGCTGAGGCTGAATAACCGACCGCAGTTCCAATTTCCAGTATTCTTTGAACTTTTGTTGCCGTAATCAGCAATTCTATATGCTTTTCCACTTCCGAATGGATAATGGGAATATTATTTTCCTCTGCAGTTCGTCTTAACGCTGCCAGTCTTTCGTTTCCTGCTGGCAGCAATTCCCTTAGATAATTTTCTATATAATCCTTAACAATTTCATTCACATTTATGCCTTCTTTTCTTTATTCGCCGGCAGTATAATCACTTAAATAAGTTTCAACATCAGCCAGATGTTCATCATAAGTCTCGTTAAAAATAATCTTGCCAGTATCCAGATCAGCCACGAAATAGAGATAATTCGTATCGTCCGGATAAAGTGCTGCTTGCAGTGAAGATTCACCGAAGGATGCGATCGGACCAAAAGGCAACCCCAGATTTATATAGGTATTATATGGTGACTCAATCTGTGTCTGCTCGGTTGTTAATACCGTTGTTTTTTCACCTCTGGCATAATCGACTGTTATGTCTGACTGCAGCGGCATATCCGCGGCAATCCGATTATAAAATACGCTGGCAACAGAAGCTCTGTCCTCATCGTATTTTGACTCCATTTCAACTAGCGAAGCCATGATAACAATCTCATCCACTGTTTTTCCCATTTTGTCAGTCTGTTCCAGGTAATCCTCCGAGTAAACTTCCTCAAATCGCTCTAACATCGCCATTACTACATCTTCCGCTGTTGCATCAGGTGTTAAAAGGTAAGTATCCGGAAATAAATAACCTTCCAGGGAGCGGCTGACACCATCCTTTTCTTCCAAAGATATCCCATCAAGAATCGGATAAATAGCCTGATACTCAGCGACCTTTTGGGTCTCAGCAATGAAATCCTCCTGGGAGCATATTCCCGCCGATTCCAGGATTACCGCCATTTCAGAAATATTTCGGCCTTCCGGGATTGTTATCGTCGTATTGTAAACATCCCCTGTCATTAACATATCGACGATGTCTTCTACTGACAGTTCCGGGCTAATCTCATAGTGGCCGGATTGAAGGTAACTTGCTGCATTTTCCCGACGCACATAATATTCAAAAGCGAAGGTATCCTTAATCAGTCCGTCCGATTTTAAAAGGGTTGCGATTTCGGTAACAGTATATCCTGGTGGAATCTCAACCTGAACGATATCTCCGGCACCTACTGGCTCCAAATTCTTTTTAATAAAAAAGGAAAAACTGAAGACCACCGTTGTACAAAGAAGCAAAAAAACGAATAGAATGATGACCACCCTTCGCTGATTGACCTTCTTTCTTTTCTCTGCTCTGATTGCAGCAGGACTCTTCTTTCTATTATCCATTTTTCACTTCCTTTCAAATTGATAGATCAAGATTTTTCCTAGACGCGTATTTATTCCATTTTTTCATTATACTACAAACCACTTCATTGATGTCTTAAAATCAGAAAAAGAGGCACCTCGAAAAGGTTTGCCCCTCTATTTCTACAATAAATTCAACTATTTAATTTCAGTCCAATTGCAATTCTACTGACTGAACAATCTGATCCGCAATTTCCTGATAATAAATCGAAAACTTCACCTGCGCCTCGAAATATGCCGCAATTAACGGGATTGTCATAATCATATCGGCTAAGTTATTATACTCATCTACCTGTTCCTGAGTCAGTTCTTCGCCTGACATTTGCAGAGACTGAATAGCCATCTGTTTCTCCATATAGTCTTTGGCCATGGCATACTTTTCCTGGTCTGCCATCAGTGCCTCTTTGGCCTTAATAAAATCCAGATAACTTTCGGTCTCTTTTAAAGCCGCTGCAAAATCATTGGCTGCATCAAAAATATTCATCCTGCGCTCCTTTTCTTACTGATTTACACTTCCATCAAAAT
This genomic interval from Eubacteriaceae bacterium ES3 contains the following:
- a CDS encoding thioredoxin domain-containing protein, which gives rise to MENINSDKKHNLLIFEKSPYLLQHAYNPVNWHPWSEEAFAKAKHESKPIFLSIGYSTCHWCHVMEKESFEDQEVAAVLNRYFICIKVDREERPDIDQIYMTFAQMSRGQGGWPLNVFLTSDQKPFYSGTYFPKYSRNGKMGLLDVLRGIASQWEDKRSELTNSAQRITRLLNEMETTHKRTEMSDTAMRDAYNYYRENFDPDYGGFNKAPKFPSPHVLLFLMRFYRVTREKEALTMVEKTLEQMYKGGIFDHVGYGFSRYSTDSKWLVPHFEKMLYDNALMIMVYTECYQITGKSLYREIADKVIKYLIRDLKSLEGGFYSAEDADSEGIEGKFYLWSKQKIEKILSPEDASFLFRYYPMDRIGNFQGLNILNLISTDLRSLEKPGIKERLDGILKSLYEQRNKRVKPDKDDKILTAWNALTVTALSMAGRIFDNETYIGYAKATMHFIEKRITDDYGKLMARYRKGEARYPAYLDDYAYVTWAYVELYQATFDTRFLEKAFVKMEEIMDNFGDEEGSKGFYIYGRDGERLIARPKEIIDNVMPSGNAITLFLLIKLGKIGNRRDYLEKADSMLTYFAGKINEAPMVYTMMLTGKMLMDFGKQEIVMTGDLNDPLTQEMIKEINSHYLPLAFVLLNKSEQDFASINPVLKSFKRVDDKTTAYVCDVTGCKPPVNDLSGLKEILNKHD
- a CDS encoding ABC-2 transporter permease gives rise to the protein MNGLLYKDFINLKPTFKIYCLIALIWAVIFIPDGNYSIFGLLMVMMSTLVITTLSLDDLAKWDGYALTMPVNRKEVVYAKYLLLLCLVVIGGVTALLIGVVGALMGFFDLLEMLFVMVNVFMIALIFGSTMLPLIYRFGTEKARTMILLVAGIFSGLILVATILIPPETIKALAGYLQHPFMVMSGCSILTVIYVFTSLKISVSLYESRDF
- a CDS encoding O-methyltransferase, translated to MNEIVKDYIENYLRELLPAGNERLAALRRTAEENNIPIIHSEVEKHIELLITATKVQRILEIGTAVGYSASAFAHFMGEAGSVDTIERSFSMVVEAKENFRRMGLNERVNLLVGDAQEVIKELSEPYDMIFLDGAKGHYIHLLPDCLRLLKPGGLIVSDNVLFKGMIASNELVIRRKITIVKRMRRYLKEISNHPELLTSILPLGDGLAVSYKK
- a CDS encoding SprT family zinc-dependent metalloprotease, yielding MNYNLVRSKRKTISLKITESCELEVRAPKRMATDQIENFVRKHQAWVESRIQQMRQSQQRKDAFQVAFGEKYLMLGDYYPLIPVKQSDFGFNGKGFYADEEFTKDQLKKGMVSLYRDLARNLLIKKTVDYGQKMGVFPLKLKINKARTRWGSCSSSGNLNFSWYLIMAEESAIDYVVVHELAHLIQMNHSTEFWEIVEGYCPDYLGAKEKLKCLQTLLADQNWE
- a CDS encoding ABC transporter ATP-binding protein; this encodes MLKIENLSKAYGDKKIKAVDHISLEVKPGEIFGFMGPNGAGKTTTIKMIVGLLKPDTGKITINGIDNQAEVLKAKKQFSYVPDTPVLFDKIKAIEYLKFMADVYEVSAGQREQVFEEYTELFEIKKAINDPIGSFSHGMKQKLALVGALLHDPELFILDEPMVGLDPKSSFELKRIMRERCDQGKSVFFSTHVLEVAEKLCDRIAIIKGGRIIEVGSMEELQNKAGSQESLEEIFLELTES
- a CDS encoding ABC transporter ATP-binding protein, with translation MEYALKIEKLNKSYLDFKLDDISFSVPQGSIVGLIGENGAGKTTTLKAVLDLVKRDSGSISFYDQNLDKNSESLKNDIGVVLDAPCFHDALRAKDISRIMRNIYVNWENENFFKMLDKFKLPRDKAVKEYSKGMKMKLQIAVALAHNPKILILDEATSGLDPVAREEMMDVFQEFIQDEEKAVLMSSHITSDLDKIADYIVFMHRGKVLFQEEKETLLASMGILKCGSSQFESLNYLDYHRYRKNQFGYEVLVKNRVEMKNLYPDVIIDPATIEEMMVFFIKGEAA
- the msrB gene encoding peptide-methionine (R)-S-oxide reductase MsrB, with the translated sequence MKYYKKEKSQLAKTLTKEQYAVTQENQTEPPFKNEYFDEKRKGIYVDITTGQPLFISTDKFDSGCGWPSFSKPIEDDLIAEKFDTSFGMRRTEVRSKVGDAHLGHVFDDGPVEAGGLRYCINSAALRFIPYEELEAEGYEEFKNKF
- a CDS encoding GntR family transcriptional regulator, translated to MEIVISNASEKPIYEQIASQIKGKIMSGDLSPGEMLPSMRLLAKELRISVITTKRAYSDLERDGFIETVTGKGSFVAAQNMTFLREEQLKQVENCLIKAVELSKISKIDLPELLEMMKILYEGE
- a CDS encoding U32 family peptidase, with the translated sequence MKKPELLAPAGNFEKLKFALHYGADAVYCGGEQFGLRAKADNFDLEGLREAVSYVHAKDKKIYVTLNMIPHNEDLIGLPEYVKELDNMAVDGVIVADPGIFSVVREVAPELKISVSTQANNTNWRSVAFWHGLGAKRIVLARELGIAEIKEIRDKVSADMEIETFVHGAMCISYSGRCLLSHYMTGRNSNQGDCAHPCRWKYHLIEETRPNETFTIEETDKGSFIFNSKDLCLINEIPMLMRAGVDSFKIEGRMKSLYYVATVVSTYRKVIDDLFENPQISEVDSFYYQELTKVSHRNYTTGFFHGKTDASDQNYGTSSYTRPYDFIGVILSYNEKSQMATIQQRNKIVAGDEIEVMIPGKGYFVQTANYLLDETGNELESTPHPKMIYQMKMDQSVSPMDILRKKD
- a CDS encoding Crp/Fnr family transcriptional regulator codes for the protein MQKYTELLKNVKLFSGIDNDLPAMLDCLGSQEKCYHKGDLIFVSGQAINSVGIVLQGELQVIQEDYNGNRTILTELRSTQIFGEALACAGILESPVSVLSKTDSKILFISVSRIINTCSSSCSFHNRLIENLLKILARKNIQLSDKNQLLSHRSIREKVLSYLSMQAEKNSSSDFNIPFNRNELADFLCVDRSALSRVLSALAKEGVVSVSGRHFTLH